One genomic window of Cannabis sativa cultivar Pink pepper isolate KNU-18-1 chromosome 2, ASM2916894v1, whole genome shotgun sequence includes the following:
- the LOC115719076 gene encoding 26S proteasome regulatory subunit 6B homolog, with protein sequence MAASALLMDPKPLEPPPSFPSTRADPCLSEQYLSSDEDDLYSRLKSLQRQLEFIDIQEEYVKDEQKNLKRELLRAQEEVKRIQSVPLVIGQFMEMVDQNNGIVGSTTGSNYYVRILSTINRELLKPSASVALHRHSNALVDVLPPEADSSISLLSQSEKPDVTYSDIGGCDIQKQEIREAVELPLTHHELYKQIGIDPPRGVLLYGPPGTGKTMLAKAVANHTTAAFIRVVGSEFVQKYLGEGPRMVRDVFRLAKENAPAIIFIDEVDAIATARFDAQTGADREVQRILMELLNQMDGFDQTVNVKVIMATNRADTLDPALLRPGRLDRKIEFPLPDRRQKRLVFQVCTAKMNLSDEVDLEDYVSRPDKISAAEITAICQEAGMHAVRKNRYVILPKDFEKGYRTNVKKPDTDFEFYK encoded by the exons ATGGCGGCCTCTGCTCTACTAATGGACCCGAAACCTTTGGAGCCACCGCCCTCTTTCCCCTCGACGAGAGCTGACCCATGTCTCTCCGAACAGTACCTCTCCTCCGACGAGGACGATCTCTACAGTCGCCTCAAGTCACTGCAACGCCAGCTCGAGTTCATCGACATCCAGGAGGAGTACGTTAAGGACGAGCAAAAGAATCTCAAGCGAGAACTCCTTCGTGCCCAAGAAGAGGTTAAGAGGATCCAATCGGTTCCCCTCGTCATTGGCCAGTTCATGGAAATGGTTGATCAGAATAATGGGATAGTGGGCTCAACCACCGGCTCCAATTACTACGTCAGGATTCTCAGCACCATCAATCGGGAGCTTCTCAAGCCCTCTGCCTCTGTTGCTTTGCATCGCCACTCGAATGCCCTTGTTGACGTTCTTCCTCCTGAGGCCGACTCCAGTATTTCCCTTCTCAGCCAGTCAGAAAAGCCCGATGTCACCTATTCT GATATTGGTGGATGTGACATTCAGAAGCAAGAAATCCGTGAAGCTGTGGAACTACCGCTTACTCACCATGAACTATACAAACAAATTGGTATAGACCCTCCGCGTGGTGTTTTGCTCTATGGTCCTCCTGGCACTGGTAAAACTATGCTTGCCAAGGCTGTTGCTAATCACACAACTGCTGCCTTCATTAGAGTTGTCGGTTCAGAGTTTGTTCAGAAGTATTTGGGTGAG GGCCCTCGTATGGTTCGTGATGTCTTCCGTCTTGCCAAGGAAAATGCTCCAGCAATTATCTTTATTGATGAAGTAGATGCTATAGCTACTGCCAGGTTTGATGCTCAAACTGGAGCTGATAGAGAAGTTCAGCGTATACTTATGGAGCTTCTCAACCAG ATGGATGGATTCGATCAAACAGTGAATGTGAAGGTTATCATGGCTACTAATCGAGCTGATACATTGGATCCTGCACTTCTGCGTCCTGGACGGCTGGATAGGAAGATTGAATTTCCTTTGCCTGATAGAAGGCAGAAGAGACTTGTTTTTCAG GTTTGTACGGCGAAAATGAACTTAAGTGACGAAGTGGATTTGGAGGACTATGTATCAAGGCCTGATAAAATCAGTGCTGCTGAG ATTACAGCTATATGTCAAGAAGCAGGAATGCATGCTGTTCGGAAGAACAGGTATGTCATCCTTCCAAAGGATTTCGAAAAGGGATACCGAACAAATGTGAAGAAGCCTGATACCGACTTTGAATTCTACAAGTGA